A stretch of DNA from Cryptomeria japonica chromosome 4, Sugi_1.0, whole genome shotgun sequence:
TCAAATTTCGCATCTTCACCAATGTGGCAAGGATTCCATCTTCTATACTTTTCAATTCAACCCAGTTTTTAATATCTAACCGCACTTCTCGGAGGTTGACCAAATTCACAAAATGCTCCAACATTAAAAATCCATTCTGCTGAACAGATAATTTGTTGTCATCATCTATTTTTAGGACCTGTAAAGAGACAAGCTTGGATATTCCCGTGGGCATCGATCCGTCAAATTGTTTCTCATGGCTTGGGCGTATATCTAAATGTCTCAGGCAACTGAGCTCACCAATCCACTCAGGAAACTGTTCTAGATTCCGGCACCAAGAAATGTTAAGGAAATGAAGACTCCTATTTTTTCTCACACATTCTGGTACCTCACTAATTTTGGTCATCTTTAAATTCAAAACTCTCAGGAGCTTCAAATCTCCAACACAATCAGGCAATGACGAGATGCCAGTGCCACTCAAGTCAAGAACACGCAATACTCTGGCACCACCAAGCAAGCTTGCCGGaatgttttgaatgcctctatttTCTGAGAATGATAGAGTGCGAAGGCGTGATGCAGAATATGCCCTGCCATTTGCCATTACATTTACATCACCATCGGCCATGCTTTTCTTGGCCATTAAAATCCTTCGGTACTTCCTACTCATTTGCAGAATTGGACCGTTCTTGACGGCTTCCTCTGTACTAAATACACATTGACCTTGTTTAGATATACTAGTGGCCAAATCCAGAAGCAAATCATGcaatttaaacattttattttcttgatcaTAAGGGTCTCCTACTCTTTCAACCAAACATAGGCTCTGAAGATGACGTATATACTTCCATCCAATATCTAACTGGTCCTCTCCTTCAGGGACACATCCTTCTGCTACCCACAGGTTTATAAGATATTGGAACTCTATTTCCTCAtcttcaggaaagaaagaaagatatACAAAACAGGGTTTAAGATAAGCAGGGAGAGAATCATAACTCAGCTTGAGAATCCGCATAACTGGATCCTCGGTATGTGATACTGCTTTTAGCTGCCCCAGTTTGGATTCCCACTCCCTTGACGATCTCTCGCCCGCCAGAGATGCTGCCACTGTTTTGACGGCCAAGGGCAATCTTCCACATTCCCCTTCAATTTGACGAGCAATCCCTTCAAGATGATGTGGAAGCTGATTTTGCTGGCAGTCAGGGAAGGCATAGGCACAAAACAGGTTCCAGCTTTCTTCTTCTGACAGAGGTTGCACGTCATAAACACGAGCTTCCATGTTTCCACACACATTTCTGTTTCTTGCGGTGACCACAATTTTGCACTGGCTGTCAATTCCCCTTGGAATGCCGAGTGCAGATATCAAATCATCTTCCCCAGTTGCCCTCCACACATCATCAAGCACAATGAGACACCTTTTGCTTGATAAATGATCATGAATCAACTTTGCTGCCTGCACCTTACTTACCCTTCCATAAACGACCTCATTCAAATTTATTTCCGAGGCCAAGTCAGCTTGCAACTTTTCAAGGCAGTAAGTCTGAGAAATATCAAGCCAAATTGACTTCTCAAACTTGTCTTTTGCTCTGTCAAAAACATTTTTCATTAGGAAAGTCTTCCCAACGCCGCCCATTCCAACGACGGCAATGACAGGAGCAGCAGGGTCATCCATTAAGTGGAGGACATATCTAACCTTGTGATAGATACCCACTGGTCGTGAATCTATCTCCATCTGAGGTATTCCCCTCGACATTACATTCTTCAGTAATGTACAAGTGGAGGGTTGATCTGTATGGGTCAGATCCCTAACAAGCTTAAGCTCCTTTCCAGAATCTTTCATAATATACCTTACTCTATCTTTCACGTCCTTAATCCGACGTGCCATTTTAAACCAGAACACAAATTGAGAATAACTGAAATCACAGACACAAGAGGATTTGGAGATATCATTATTAGTAGTACCTTGAGATTGAACAGCACATAAGTCTAGTATGTCCTCTGCTTCGAAAGCAATCTCTGCTACTTCCAGCAGCCAGTCTTTCACGGCCTTATCGTGTTCTGCTTGAACATCTGTTTCTCTGAGATAGCTACGTATGTTTGCAAGCTTCTTCCTCAGCCATTCAAAGTCCTTTCTGAAGTTAAGAAGAATCGAAGCCTTCTTATTTATCTGGTCTATCATCATCCCGCCGAGTTTTTCAACCACAACACTAACCAAAACATATTCCATTCTAATCTTTTGAATTACTACTGACACACTGATACTTAGTACACTCTACTGATCGACTCAAAACAACAAAAAGGACAACCTAAACTGCAATGAATTTGAGTATGCCAAGGAAATGATTAGATTTATAGCAGTGTGGGTAGAACTTGCTGGGAAGTTTTACTTTCCTTTACTTCAATAAAGAACTTGCTGGGAAGTTTTACAGGTCTTACTTCAATAAAGAACTTGCAGGGAAGTTTACCAGTCCTTTACTTCAATAAAGTACTTGCTGGGAAGTTTTGTTTTAGGCTGTGTCTATTCTGGTTCTAAAATGATCGAATCTGTCAATTAACGAGACGTGTTATGCATTTAACAAGATGTGTTATGCATTTTCAGCTATCCCATAAAAAATCTATGATTGAAAATCGTAACTAACATCACCCTTTAATCACGCCGTACCACTTTTTAGACCCAGAATAGACACATCCGTTTTACAGGTCTGTCTTCAATAAAGAACTTGCTGGGAACTTGCTGGGAAGTTTCGCAGGTCTTGTGTTCAATAATTGAGATATTCTCGTCTGCTtccttgaaagtaaagaaagtggCGCACTACCATGTGATGATTGCTTTTTAGAAAAGTGATTCTATGCTTTATGTCAAGTCATCTTCCTACGATGGGCAACTCGTTTTGATTGATTTCTCCTTTCTTTATGGAAGATTCTTTGCACAGTCATGTTTTCTTCTTGGTGAGTTCGTTTAAATAACAATCCTatctttctttcaaaaatttgttaaaaataaaCGTATAATTAATAATTCATAGAAAAATATTatataatcaaaatttatttatcatTATAATATTTGTAATTTATattctaatatttttaatttatattattttaaatttaaatataagtaaattaataattattataaaataatattgtcAAATTTTTATTATTAGAAGTAGAATGTGTAAAAAATTTAGtctttttaatataatttattataaaatgtatcattaatgtttaattaaataatgaataaatagatataaaattaaatatgatttattaattaatattattttaactataaagatgagagagttttctaGCAAGTGTGAATTGTTTTTAATAAAAATAGATCAATTTATAAAATATCTAAAGTAAAGCAATTCCAATCTAATCttcaattattaaaatattatttttatctttcttcatttgaaagtgGCAGACCACTCCATgggataatcaatttcttgaaagtgattttattctttatatcactatcaccattcttttttttttactaCTACTATTGAATCTAAGCTTTATATCAAAGCATCTCTACAACATGCTTTGTCCCTTTTATGTCATTGAATTTTATTTTGACTCTTTTCTCCTTTTCATTTTTAGAATATTGTAAATAATGAAATTGCATAATCATATATTTTATTTTGCATTATACATCtagtttaattaaaatataattttttaaataatgttgTTATTAATtctaactaatatatatatatatatatatatatatatatatatatatatatatatattaattaaaaaaattaataaacattATTGATGTAGTTACATATTTTtctaaattttacaataaaaattaaaaaagggaATCAataataatttacttacatattatttaaaatttttttttttgtggtaaGCAAATACTAGCTAAGGGGTTGCATCCAATTGTATTGAAATAAAAGGTTTTAACAACGCGCTTGAAAGCCACTTAAACACAAAAATAGCCATCAACAAAAAACTATCTAGCAAGGTTTCACTCCT
This window harbors:
- the LOC131855973 gene encoding disease resistance RPP13-like protein 4, coding for MEYVLVSVVVEKLGGMMIDQINKKASILLNFRKDFEWLRKKLANIRSYLRETDVQAEHDKAVKDWLLEVAEIAFEAEDILDLCAVQSQGTTNNDISKSSCVCDFSYSQFVFWFKMARRIKDVKDRVRYIMKDSGKELKLVRDLTHTDQPSTCTLLKNVMSRGIPQMEIDSRPVGIYHKVRYVLHLMDDPAAPVIAVVGMGGVGKTFLMKNVFDRAKDKFEKSIWLDISQTYCLEKLQADLASEINLNEVVYGRVSKVQAAKLIHDHLSSKRCLIVLDDVWRATGEDDLISALGIPRGIDSQCKIVVTARNRNVCGNMEARVYDVQPLSEEESWNLFCAYAFPDCQQNQLPHHLEGIARQIEGECGRLPLAVKTVAASLAGERSSREWESKLGQLKAVSHTEDPVMRILKLSYDSLPAYLKPCFVYLSFFPEDEEIEFQYLINLWVAEGCVPEGEDQLDIGWKYIRHLQSLCLVERVGDPYDQENKMFKLHDLLLDLATSISKQGQCVFSTEEAVKNGPILQMSRKYRRILMAKKSMADGDVNVMANGRAYSASRLRTLSFSENRGIQNIPASLLGGARVLRVLDLSGTGISSLPDCVGDLKLLRVLNLKMTKISEVPECVRKNRSLHFLNISWCRNLEQFPEWIGELSCLRHLDIRPSHEKQFDGSMPTGISKLVSLQVLKIDDDNKLSVQQNGFLMLEHFVNLVNLREVRLDIKNWVELKSIEDGILATLVKMRNLTIYNTRGAHGRGNLPPLSEKMLAMKDLEYLYLASFAVPNWILGFSNLTQLELWECHCAKYPALEMMPNLTKLQLYFNNICKALPTGFGKSRGFPSLRSFTISLLYVLEELPEFEDGAMPLLEILKVDECRNLTKGPRGLERLQSLKECCFDNTGVTHMLEKGGGLWNKMKRRNPNVRIRTSSSNAK